In the Vulpes vulpes isolate BD-2025 chromosome 12, VulVul3, whole genome shotgun sequence genome, GCAAGGGAACCACCTTAATCTAGCCAAGGAAATGTTAGCGGGAGATAGGGTTATGGTGTTTATAAAGCTTTGCCTATCTCTTGTTTGTCCATGGTAGTAGGTTGTAGCCATCCAGGAATGCCTACTGAGAGCTTTACATGTTTACTAAGATGACTACCTCCTTCTTTGGAAGATCCTGATCTCAGTTTTTAGCTCCATATTTTCTTAAGactagaaaattttgaaatttgctttgctttggtCTCTTGCCCTGCGAAGTTTTAGAATTCAGCAAattctataaggaaaaaaaaaacagtaagtatTGGGATTacctttttctatttcccttctctctcaaatattacATTATCAGGTTGGCTTCAAGTGACACCTGATGCCTTTAGACAGAATTTTTGTTTATCAATTAAGATTTTCCAGTTGTTTTCTGCAGGAATGTCAGCCAGAGCCTACTTTATCAGGTCCAGAAGTGACAGTCAGCCTTAAGGTGTTAAGATTTGGCAATCCTGGTGTTTAACTGACCATTCTTTGTTTTGAGCAACATTATTTGAGTTCACCAGGATTTTACCCTTAAAATGCacctttttaactttcttttccagATAAGTAAAGAGGTTTGTtagtttagttttattgattatagttctttgtattttttctggagtgtatagggggaaaaaagttatGAGGGAGGCTTGTTCTTGATAGGATTTTCCAGTAATCTTTGCATCATTGCAAAGTGGTATCTAgctcttatttcatttcttaatacAAGGCCTTAAATAGACTTAATATAAAAGGCAGGCATTCACAAATATGTAGGAAAAACTAGTATACAGTCTAGAACTCTGCTTGTTAATACTGACATACTTCATTCCGTTGTGCTATGTGCAGATATGCATTTTTTACAAACTGATTGTGGCAACcttgcatcaagcaagtctgtTGGTGCCATTTTTCTGACAGTGTtggctcactttgtgtctctgtgtcacattttggtaattctggCAATAAAGTTGAAAAcctctggaaaggattcactattctagatgccattaagaacattcataaTTTATGGTCAGAGATCAAAATACCAATTTTAATAGGATTTTGGAAGTTGATTCCAACCCCATCAATGACTTGGagaggggttcaagacttcagtggaggaaatcactgcagatgtggtagaaagagcaagagaactaGCATTAGAAGTGGACCCTTAAGACATGACCAAATTGCTGCAAGCTTATGAGACAACTGGAACAAATAAGTTGCTTCTTACAGTGAGCAAAGactggtttcttgagatggaatctactcctggtgaggATGCTGTGAAGGTTGTTGACACAACAACATAGGATTTAGAATATGACATAAAGTTAGTTGATAAAGCTGTGTCAGAGTTTGAGAGATTGActctaattttgaaagaagttctactgtgggtaaaatccTGTCAAACAgaatcacatgctacagagaaatcatgcATGAAAGGGAAATGTCTATCAATACAGTAAACTTCATTgttatcttattttaagaaattgtcacagtcaccccaaccttcagcaaccatcattcagcagccatcaacactgaggcaagaccctccaccagccaAAAGGTTTCACTGAAAGCTTAGAGGCTGGTTAGCatcttttagcaataaagtactttttaattgTGATATATACACTGTTTTTCTAGACATAATGCTATGctacttaatagactacagtgtAGTATAAACATTACTTTTACATACTCTGGgaaatccaaaaaataatttgactcaCTTTgttgcaatattcactttattgcagcAGTCTGGAACTAAACCTGcagtatctctgaggtatgcctgtaccGTGAAACCAAATGAGACAATTGTTGAGAAAGTACAGAATGTGTCTATGGGAAGAGAAAGTATTCTGTCAGGTAACACACGGGACCATGGCTCTTAGCCCAGTCGCAGAGTCCCATGTCTGGTGACTGGTATACAGCCCGGGACCAGGACCTCACCCTCTAAGATATACTGGGTATATCCAGGCAGATTGGCTGCTACGTTTCTCATTTTCCGCCTTCACATACACATCCTTGAGGTgcgttttcctcatatagatgtTACATTATTCAAAGACGTTTAAAGACTTTACTTCCTTACCAGTAGTAGGAGATCCTCATTTTATTAGTAGATACGAGTGTTTTATGCATCCTTCATAGTGGCTTTTTTACTACCCATCTGAATGCTAAAATGAGTCTATAGAACATAAAAATGTTGCTTTTAGTAGTTATGGGAGTTGAATTACTTTTCTACCAAGTGCTAACCACTAGTTTCCCTGGTTTCTTGAGGACACATCTAGGTTATTTTAAAGACCATACCACTAAAATAGACAAGGTACCTTTTTTCTAATCTATTAGTATAGTAGGGTCTGTGTAGGCTTTGGAGGCTTAGAAAGTCAGGCAACTTCTCTgtaatcacaaagaaaatattgtaCTCAGGATTCCAACCCAGGCCTGTGGCTTCTTTACTCAAGCTCCCAAGCTATCCTGCTGCATACATTTTACATTAAGTCAACCCCTTCCTGCCACGTTCTTTGTTcacctctcttccctttcctttctgatCATCACTTCAGGAAGCCTTCAAAACCGTAGCCTCTTTGGTAGCATTATACACAGGCTCATCTTACCCCAACTAGATAAAACAGATATGTTTATGTTTGTTGTCTTTCAGACTGGATGACAACACTTGTGAGTAAGAAATCTACTCCCAAGGTGGATATTCCTGACCAAGACGATAGTCACTGGAAATGTGATGGCCTATTGAAATGGCAGTATGGAGGCCAGGTGGCACTTGCTCACCAGAAAACCCCCTCTGTCTTCAGCGCCCAGGCAGGAGATGAACCTGGGAAGCACTACACTGTGGGCTCATCTTTTGTTCAGAGTCAGAGATTTCAATATAGCAAAAAAGCCTTTGAGTGTAGTGAGTGTGGAAAAGTCTTCACTAAGAGTTCAACCCTTAATAAACATCAGAAAGTCCATACTGAAAAACTTAATGCAAATCGGAAAACTGTTATTAAAGAGAAACGATATGAATGTAGagagtgtgggaaagcctttcATCAGAGTACACACCTCATCCATCACCAAAGAATTCACACTGGCGAGAAACcatatgaatgtaaggaatgtggcaaggccttctCCGTGAGTTCCTCACTTACTTACCACCAGAAAATTCACACCGGAGAGAAACCTTTTGAATGCAACTTATGTGGAAAAGCTTTTATCCGAAACATACACCTTGCCCACCATCATAGAATAcacactggagagaagccttTTAAATGTAACATATGTGACAAAGCCTTTGTGTGCAGGGCACATCTTACCAAACACCAGAATATTCATAGTGGAGAGAAGCCCTATAAATGTAacgaatgtgggaaagcctttaatCAGAGCACAAGTTTTCTTCAGCATCaaagaattcacactggagagaagcccttTGAATGTAacgaatgtgggaaggccttcaggGTGAACTCTTCTCTTACtgaacatcagagaattcatactggagagaaaccttataagtgtagtgaatgtgggaaagctttcagGGATAATTCATCCTTTGCTCGACATCGGaaaattcacactggagagaaaccgtACAGATGTGGTTTGTGTGAGAAAGCCTTTAGGGACCAATCAGCCCTAGCccaacatcagagaattcatactggggagaaaccttatacatgtaatatatgtgAGAAAGCCTTCAGTGACCATTCAGCCCTCACTCAACATAAGAGAATCCACACTAGAGaaaaaccttataaatgtaaaatctgtGGCAAAGCCTTTATTCGAAGCACACACCTTACTCAACATCAGAGGattcacacaggagagaagccctataaatgtaataaatgtggGAAAGCTTTCAACCAGACTGCAAACCTCATTCAGCATCAGAGACATCACATTGGAGAAAAGTGATAGGATTATAGTTTATATGGCAGAGCTTTGAGACTAAGTATGTTCATTATTGAATGTAAGAGTGTTCGTTCCAGAAAATAGCCATGAAAGCTTACCTGAAGATGGtctttttatttacagaaaatcAACCTTCACAGTATTATGGGTTTGAGAATTTAAGAATGGCATGCATTCCTCCTAGTTCAGAACTGCCTCAATTTAATAGCAGTAATATTTAATTAGCCTAAATTATCAAGCATCATGACCAAAATGAAGCTTCATTAGCAAGATAGAAATAAGTTGATCAAATTTGCATTTTGACTCTTAAGAGAGATTGTAAAATTGTAAAAGATCAGATcaagaagcaaaggaagaaaaaaagaaattggtctATAAGCATTCATTCACTTCTCTTATATGAGGGTTTCTACTTTTAATGGAACCCTTTGTTCTCGCCCCACCCACTTTCCCAGCAAAAGGAAAGTGCAGTCACGCATGCACTGGCCCCAGAGTTAAATTATGTTTCCCACCTTCTGTTTCAAACCATCTTGTCAGATCTCTCCGACTTACATGTCCACTGGCTGCTTACCTGTATTCTTCTGGGACAGCTCATTTGAATAGTGGGTCTCTTGATTTATCACCTCCTAACCGGTGACCTCGTGTCACTTATTATCACCCCATTTTCCATCAGGGAATGTGGTGACCTAGCTTCGTACACAGTCCGTGATTCTGGATGTAGCACCCAGACCCAACTTTCAGAACtcgagaccccccccccccgccccgggaggcATGGGTCAATCAAGCTTCTTGAGTTACACAATTCCTCTGGGCCTCACCTCAACTCTGACACTGGGATGGTACCTTCAGGTAGGGGCTTAGTTTGTGTAGACATTACCTCCAATTATTCTGCTGTACTTCCCCACACACAGTGGTCAGGCCTGATCAGCTTCAGACATGACAGTGCAACCACCTAGTGGTGTTCTAGGCCACCTCCACTTCTGTGACTTGCCATTTCCTAATGTGCAACTGACACAAGAAGTTAGAGCCCCAAAGCCAGTTCTCAGAAACCCTGGCCCATTCTGTTTCCCTTGGGTGACTGTCCTCTGTGCCTATTGCACTAGAGTATATATTTGTTACCCCCCGGAATATGAACTGCTGTATCCTAGTCCCTGCCCTTTTGTGTCCAATTTCCTGAAAGTATCAACTGTGTTCACAGAAAAACAGCTTTGAATTTCTGCTTTTGCATTTAAAAGTAGGGATTTCCCCTCGTCCTTCTGTGTTACCCCACTATTTAAAGACTGCCATTTTGAGAGTGGTGAGCTATCTGTGGGGTCATTCCATGGGTCAGGAGGTGGTCAAAAGCATGATGTTCTCTGGCAGGGCACTGTCCATGCTCAAAAGTTTTAGTAATACTCTGTTCCTGCAGGTATAGTTCCTTTTCCATCTTGGGTCCTTCATTGCTCTCAGAAATCAGAGATAAAACAATGTGTGTGCCTtcacacacaccacctcttctAGCACTGTCCCCTTTCCCACCACAAAGAATGGGGAACCTGCAGTACTGCAAACCGGAACATACCACATCATGAAAATGGCAGAGCAAGTTCAGCCACTGCTCTGGGAAACGGAGTGGCAGGTCCTTGGTCTGTGGAGGTGTCCAAGTTGGGCAGCCCACTGGCCCCCCAGATACTGCACCTCAACTTCAAGTTACAGAAGAGGACAGTCTATCCTGGTGGCATCAGCGGACTCCAGGTTGAACACAGAGTTGGAAGCTTCCGGAAGCTCTGAAGCCTAAGTTCTCTAAATTCGGCTTCCATCAAATAAAGGCCACCAATGTGGGCAGGCATCTCCTGTGAGGTGATCAGCAGGTCATACTTTCTTCCCTATGAagctgcaggaggagcagcaTTTTGGGGGGTGACTGGGAGCCCTTTGTAGGCTGGGCCAACACATGCTTACCTACAGCCTCACGGGCCTAGCAGCCCCAGATGCCACAATATACTTCAAGATCTGCTCACTGCTACAGATCGCTGCCTTCAGAACTAACCCTATGGCCTGCCTGGTCCTAATAATCACCCTTAACTTGAATCCCTGTGGAACCCTGCTTGGCTGAGTTTATTGTTAACTAGTTTTTCTTGGGCACCTGCAGTTGAGCCATGGCCAAGACCTGCTGCCCTCTGAGAGCCTCCTTCATCCCAGTGATGGCCCCAGCAGCTGTTCCTGCATCAGGAGCAGTGCAGCTGAAAGGCCCTCAATCTGGGACTCCTCCCTGCCCTGTCATTGCACAGGGTTTCCAGCACCCTCATGACTCATGACTACACCATATCAAGATAATGAATGAGCcagtctccccaccccctcataGGGACCGAAGAGAGAGGAGCCAAAGGAGCAGACCTAGACCCCATCTCCCACATCAGAGCTCCCCTGGCCTCCTGTGGAATCAAACAGCCTGTGGGCAAACTCAGGGCAAGGGTTGGAGAAGAGGATTAGCACTTAGACTTTGTTAAATTCCTCACTGTGGACTCCTGTGCACACCCCTGAAACCACCAGGTCTTGGGGAAAAATAATTGCCCCCAGTTTCCCCTTACACATTCCTCTAATGCTCTCTTATCAGGTCTTCCCGTCTCCAACTGATAGATTTGGCACCTGGGTTCTCCCTCGCCACCTGAGTTAGCCTAGCTCTGACAGCAGTGTCTACCCAAGACCATCCCTTCCTCCATATTCAGCAACAGCTTTTAGAATGGCACCTTGGCCCCCAGCAGACTGGGGCTTCACAGTTATTGTGCCTGAGCCCCAGAGTTTCAGAACAAGACAGTCCGAAACTGCATGCATCTTTGGTTGAGAAAACAATTTAATTCCCTTAAACATAAATTTCCTCTAAGTGCATCCCCTCCAGCTGTCTTCTTTCCTACCCCCTCTGCACTTTGCCCTCCCCTTCCTTCTAGCCAGCAAGGCGATGTGGACCATAAAACCCTCCTGCCCTACTCTAGCCTGCAGTGGGAGGGGTCCCAGCTTCTGGCCCCAACTCCACTTctgctaaatatatttttggtgatatttttacttttagtatttttatacCAGTttgtgaagggaaaagaaaaaatacaaggtTTGATTGTTTCCTGTCACTCATGAACTTCTCTTGGCGTGCTAATGACCACTCTCTGCTTAGGCCAGGATTTGGTCAATTGGGCATATTCCTCCTCATTCTGTGTCTACCACTCATCTGTCTACCACTCATCActattcttaaaatattgttGCCATAGAATAATCCATCAGTGtgtctttctgaaaataaatgagaaaagttcAGTGCCCTCAGAGGTACAGGCTGCATTTGTGTTACCCGGTTATCTGTTAAGACGTGGCCAAAAGTAGTGTTTCCAAGTGTTTTTGTCTTTATATGGCCCTAGCTGCCCACAATGAGCATCCAAACCTACCTGGCTCCAGAAACCATAGTTCAGGCTGTGGAATATAAAGAGTTGTATCCCCAGTCGCTGGGGAAAGCAGTTAATATTTGAGGACATCCTTCAGGCCAGGTTCTGTTGTAAGCATGTATTAACTCAGTCCTCACAATTACATGAGACTGTCCCATCCCCACTTGAAAGTTGAACACAGaggtttaaaaacatttcagaagttGCACAGCTGTTAACATGCATGATTGGAGGACTTGACCCAAGCAGTGTAGCCCTAAGGCACACATGCCTACCTGCTGCACTCAGTTCCCTCCTTCGTGGACACATTCTAGTTCACCCTGCAGGACTGCTTGACTCCAGATGTTGGAGTGGGACTGAACTGGCTATTGATGGATGGGAGGCTATTGCAGCAAGTCTCCAGTTGCATGGTTTTCCATACTCACTTCTTCCACAAAAAGACATTTCCTCTGCCCTGGGTTGGCAAGGTGTAAAGGGTCTGGGTGCTCCTCTAACCTGAGCGTATAAGAACTGTGGGTTCACAAACAACAGTCAGTCCTGGATAACTCGCGGGAACAGCCTGATAACCCATGGTGGGTCCTGGATGCAGGCCAAATGAGAGTAATTACTAGGAGCACACTTCTGGAGGTATTCCAAAAGCAGAAAGCCAAAGCTAGCAGCTAGAGAGCAATAGCCGTCGATAGTTTCTGCCAAGCATAGTACATACACAGAGGGTATGCACACATCTAGATACTGCTTTTATGGAACTTAAATATGGAAGGCAAGTATTGCAAAATGAAACCATTaattagcaaaataattttagtttgtgGGATGAGGACACAGGTGGGGTACCACAAAAGAGAGCTATATAGATCATGTGGTTGCATCAGGCTTCACTAGAATTAATCAACAACAATCACAAAGCACAGTTGACTGAGACCGGGAAAGAGATTTGGACACAGGCAGGAACTAGCTGGGGCTGGTTAagtgcctttattatttttttaagattttgtttgagacagagagcatgagcagggggagcgacaggcagaaagagaagcagactcaccactgagcagggagcccgatgtggggctccatttcagaaccctgggattgcaacctgagctgaaggcaggcgcttaacagactgagcccctgGTTACGTGCCTTTAAagaggtgtgggtggggcccagaaTCAGGGCTTACATTAGCAAGCCTAATGGTGTTCTATGAGAAAAGGCAGGACCATAACCCCAGCAGCCATGGAGGTAAGCTTTGCTGGCACTCTAAACAAGCTATTGCTAGCATCAGGTTTTGTGCTTCAAACTTCTAAGCTACACATGATTGCTATTGATATATAAATTTCACCAGAGCATAATAAATATTGGAAATTATCCAATTAGCTTGGTATTTCCCAATTTCCCTCACAGTGAACAAGAAGTTCCAACATTGGAAAAGTTTAAATGCAGAAACTTAAAAACTTAACCATGTAAGGTTCAATTGCTAATTTATTTTGGCAATATACTTCAACCAAGGTACATCATTGCTCACTGTTGCCTAATGTTATCATTTCTAGCCATTGTGATAGGGggaaaatggaattataaatatttgcagGTGAGGATATACCAGATTTCTCTTAGTGCTTTGCCTCAGGTTCCTCACCAATGTTTCTGGTCCCCTCCAGGCCACTTCCCACCCCAGCCACCAGTGACTTTGTCCACTCCACAGATCCATCCATGGCACTTATGTAAACCCTTTCAATGGCCTTCCTTGGCCAACCATGGGAAGCAAAGCCTTCAAAACCCTTCACAGCCAAACTGGTGTGAAGAAATATGAATAGAATTCACATTTTTATGAGGGAAATTCAGCACAGATTTATCTAGAGAGCAGTTTTGAAGAAGGAATGCTATTTGGGGGTTCTGAGATGGGGTTTTAGGATGGGTCAGCTGAGGGGTTTGCATAATGAGTGGGGTCTGCGTGGCAGTGACTGGTAGGACTGCGAGGGTGGGTGTAGGGAAATGAGGTCAATGATTTGGGCATCTCTTCAGGGATCAAGGAGACTCTGGCTGTCAGCAATGGTGGGAGAGGGTAATCATCTTGTCTGACATCACTTAACTAACATGGCAGAGCTGGCATTGATCTCAAGAAGTCTTAACCTTGACTCTGTACAATTTCTAGACACAAAAGCCGACTGAAAGAAGTCTTCAGTATCAGGAGCAAGAAAAAGTCTGTGGCCCCTGGAAATTTTCCTATCTGCCAGATCaggatgcgggggtgggggggaaaccCTCAGAAGTTGATAGTATGGATAAGTTCAACATTCTAGAGCCCTGAtagaataaactaaaaaatacttCATCAGCCAGATTATATCAGTGAACAGCATGTGGGGCCGGACCCATGTGCCCTTCCTGCTATTTCTGATTCTGCAAGCAAGAATGAATCGCAGTCAGATACAGGTACTGGAAGAGGGCAGGGCCCATAGCAGTGTCCCTAAAAGTGTGGGGAGCTGGTGCCTCAGAATGATGATCTTGATATTGGTGTGTGGGATGAGGGGAAAGACACAGGAAGCAGATACTAGTTAGTATCCCAGTACAGTAATCCACGAATGAAGCAATGAGGCTCACAGTGCCCAAACCCGGTCCCTCCACACCCTTGGCTGACTTTCATCCAAGCCTCCCTTCAGTGTCTCTACTTTCAGAGCTGCACCCCATCTTGGTTCCTACCCTTTGCTCCACAGGCTGAAAGGTCATCTCTGAAACTGCCAGCCTTCTATAGCTGTCAATATTCTGTCCATTACTGCAGGAGGCTTCCTTACTCAAAGTCCAAGAGACAAGAGATATTTACACTTGGGAATTTTtcatatttaggggaaaaaaggtgGCAATATAATGGAGTATTTCTGAAGAGGTTTTATTCTATAAGATGATAGTGGAAAGATTCACCTGGAATTGTGCACTTTATTCCAGTTTGGAAGGAGTCTTCCAAATTGGTAATTACATGAAAAAGCAGCAGAAAACCCAAATCAAACTTCTGGGAAAAGTTACATTTATTCGACAAGAATTCATTGAGTGAGAGACAACAAAAGTAATGAATTTTGAGGAAATTTCTAAAGAGCACACAAGgtaatgggttttttaaaattatttatttatgatagtcatacagagagagagagagagagaggcagagacataggcagagggagaagcaggctccatgcaccgggagcctgatgtgggactcgatcccgggtctccaggattgcgccctgggccaaaggcaggcgccaaaccgctgcgccacccagggatccccaagagcaCACAATGTAATAAATGTGACAAAGCTACAGTAAATGTAATAGATGTGTTAGAAAAAATTCACACTCGTGAAAAGACATAAGCATATAGTTAATGTAAGAGAAGCCCTCCTTATACAAGTCTCCACACATTGAACACAGATGATACCTTTATGGATAGGTGAATAAAAGTTTATACCAAAACGTCATCTTCTGCTTTAGAGAATTCATATTGGAGAGAACATTGTGATTGTAATGTGGGAAAGCCTCCAATCCAGAGCACCATTGTCACAGGAACATGTAAGTCATACTGGGGAGAAATTATTCAGGGGCAATGGATGTGAGAAAGTTCACAAGCACAGCCCAGTTCTTATTCAGCATAAAAGAAGCACACAGGAAGAATGACTTATAAATtctacaaatttgaaaaaaacaccTTTATTCAGGGTTTCAAATTGATTGAACCTCACAGAAGGCAAAACTATGCATGTAAATAGCATGGGAAGACCTTTAGGAAGTTGTCAAACCCTTGCTGGACATCAAATGATCAAATCGGTACACACTGATTGTAGAAAAGCCTTCTTCTGGGATTCCAGACTTTGTATACATTAGAGAACTCCTAAAGGAGAGAAACCTCACAAGTATGCTACATATGATAACACCTTTAGTAATAGAGGGTTCCTCACTGCACACAAAATGGAAATCATCTACAACTGGACTGGATATGAGATGCCCTAAGAAGGAGCCAGAACCTGCTGTGTGACAAAGCATTCACATCAGAGAGCCCAG is a window encoding:
- the ZNF454 gene encoding zinc finger protein 454; protein product: MAVQQLPTMVQESVTFKDVVVLFTRDEWAQLNPIQRALYRDVMLENYSNLVSLGLLGPQPDAFSQLGKEEEWMLEDTSGGFCVDWMTTLVSKKSTPKVDIPDQDDSHWKCDGLLKWQYGGQVALAHQKTPSVFSAQAGDEPGKHYTVGSSFVQSQRFQYSKKAFECSECGKVFTKSSTLNKHQKVHTEKLNANRKTVIKEKRYECRECGKAFHQSTHLIHHQRIHTGEKPYECKECGKAFSVSSSLTYHQKIHTGEKPFECNLCGKAFIRNIHLAHHHRIHTGEKPFKCNICDKAFVCRAHLTKHQNIHSGEKPYKCNECGKAFNQSTSFLQHQRIHTGEKPFECNECGKAFRVNSSLTEHQRIHTGEKPYKCSECGKAFRDNSSFARHRKIHTGEKPYRCGLCEKAFRDQSALAQHQRIHTGEKPYTCNICEKAFSDHSALTQHKRIHTREKPYKCKICGKAFIRSTHLTQHQRIHTGEKPYKCNKCGKAFNQTANLIQHQRHHIGEK